The following proteins are co-located in the Haliotis asinina isolate JCU_RB_2024 chromosome 13, JCU_Hal_asi_v2, whole genome shotgun sequence genome:
- the LOC137259504 gene encoding uncharacterized protein: MASMQAADCRADGISYSAIADKDEYVAIDDKDEYVAIDDKDEYVAIDDKDEYVAIDDKDEYVAIDDKDEYVVIDDKDEYVAIDDKDEYVAIDDKDEYVAIDDKDEYVAIDDKDEYVAIDDKDEYVAIDDKDEYVAIDDKDEYVAIDDKDEYVAIDDKDEYVAIDDKDEYVAIDDKDEYVAIDDKDEYVVIDDKDEYVAIDDKDEYVAIDDKDEYVAIDDKDEYVAIDDKDEYVAIDDKDEYVAIDDKDEYVAIDDKDEYVAIDDKDEYVAIDDKDEYVAIDDKDEYVAIDDKDGYVAIDDKDEYVAIDDKDEYVAIDDKDEYVAIDDKDGYVAIDDKDEYVAIDDKDEYVAIDDKDEYVAIDDKDEYVAIDDKDEYVAIDDKDEYVAIDDKDGYYVAIDDKDEYVAIDDKDEYVAIDDKDEYVAVDDKDEYVAIDDKDEYVAIDDKDGAIDDNDEYVAIDDKDEYVAIDDKDEYVAMMIKTSMLLLMIKMSMLLNISIVTSQL; encoded by the exons caagcagcggacTGCCGGGCAGACGGTATTTCGTACAGTGCTATTGCTGATAAAGATGAGTATGTTGCTATAGATGATAAAGATGAGTATGTTGCTATAGATGATAAAGATGAGTATGTTGCTATAGATGATAAAGACGAGTATGTTGCTATTGATGATAAAGATGAGTATGTTGCTATAGATGATAAAGACGAGTATGTTGTTATAGATGATAAAGACGAGTATGTTGCTATTGATGATAAAGACGAGTATGTTGCTATTGATGATAAAGACGAGTATGTTGCTATTGATGATAAAGACGAGTATGTTGCTATAGATGATAAAGATGAGTATGTTGCTATTGATGATAAAGATGAGTATGTTGCTATAGATGATAAAGACGAGTATGTTGCTATTGATGATAAAGATGAGTATGTTGCTATAGATGATAAAGATGAGTATGTTGCTATTGATGATAAAGATGAGTATGTTGCTATTGATGATAAAGATGAGTATGTTGCTATTGATGATAAAGATGAGTATGTTGCTATAGATGATAAAGACGAGTATGTTGTTATAGATGATAAAGACGAGTATGTTGCTATTGATGATAAAGACGAGTATGTTGCTATTGATGATAAAGACGAGTATGTTGCTATTGATGATAAAGATGAGTATGTTGCTATAGATGATAAAGATGAGTATGTTGCTATTGATGATAAAGATGAGTATGTTGCTATAGATGATAAAGACGAGTATGTTGCTATTGATGATAAAGATGAGTATGTTGCTATAGATGATAAAGATGAGTATGTTGCTATTGATGATAAAGATGAGTATGTTGCTATTGATGATAAAGATGAGTATGTTGCTATTGATGATAAAGATGGGTATGTTGCTATTGATGATAAAGACGAGTATGTTGCTATTGATGATAAAGATGAGTATGTTGCTATAGATGATAAAGATGAGTATGTTGCTATAGATGATAAAGATGGGTATGTTGCTATAGATGATAAAGACGAGTATGTTGCTATAGATGATAAAGACGAGTATGTTGCTATAGATGATAAAGACGAGTATGTTGCTATAGATGATAAAGACGAGTATGTTGCTATTGATGATAAAGACGAGTATGTTGCTATTGATGATAAAGATGAGTATGTTGCTATTGATGATAAAGATGGGTAT taTGTTGCTATTGATGATAAAGATGAGTATGTTGCTATTGATGATAAAGATGAGTATGTTGCTATTGATGATAAAGATGAGTATGTTGCTGTTGATGATAAAGACGAGTATGTTGCTATAGATGATAAAGACGAGTATGTTGCTATTGATGATAAAGATGG TGCTATTGATGATAACGATGAGTATGTTGCTATTGATGATAAAGATGAGTATGTTGCTATTGATGATAAAGATGAGTATGTTGCTATGATGATAAAGACGAGTATGTTGCTATTGATGATAAAGATGAGTATGTTgctcaacattagcattgtgacgtcacaactttga